One genomic window of Arachis hypogaea cultivar Tifrunner chromosome 8, arahy.Tifrunner.gnm2.J5K5, whole genome shotgun sequence includes the following:
- the LOC112707299 gene encoding G-type lectin S-receptor-like serine/threonine-protein kinase SD1-1 isoform X2, giving the protein MVICLMLGWSSKVDKIFIFEWQFQRNKNDAEKSGGRKHGRKEGAVVGIVVGSTIVISMIIIASWYMLRKKTASKALERLRIDELVTHHTNVQKEDMGLPLFDLSTIAMATNNFSPNNKLGEGGFGPVYKGILEDGQQIAVKRLSSSSGQGLNEFKTEVKLIARLQHRNLVKLFGCCIQEEEKLLIYEYMPNKSLDYFIFDQERRSTLDWSKRFNIISGIAKGLLYLHQDSRLRIIHRDLKTSNILLDIKMEPKISDFGLARTFGGDQSKANTRRIVGTFGYMAPEYAVNGLFSIKSDVFSFGILLLEIVSGKRNRRLFYASDNDESLYENAWDLWKQGRSLELVDECLKDSWNLSEVQRCIHIGLLCAQQYPHDRPTMSSVVLMLGSEVDLPQPKAPTFFLCEPFDGSSSSTCKNELSITEMEAR; this is encoded by the exons ATGGTGATTTGTTTGATGTTAGGTTGGTCAAGCAAGGTGGACAAGATCTTTATATTCGAATGGCAGTTTCAGAGGAACAAG AATGATGCAGAGAAGTCAGGAGGGAGAAAACATGGACGAAAGGAGGGAGCGGTGGTTGGAATAGTTGTCGGGAGCACTATTGTGATTTCCATGATAATTATCGCTTCATGGTACATGCTTAGgaaaaaaacagcatcaaaag CATTGGAACGTTTAAGGATTGATGAGCTTGTTACTCATCACACCAATGTACAAAAGGAAGATATGGGGCTTCCATTATTTGATCTATCAACAATAGCAATGGCCACTAATAATTTCTCCCCAAACAATAAACTTGGAGAAGGTGGTTTTGGACCTGTATACAAG GGTATATTAGAAGATGGACAACAAATTGCTGTCAAGAGGCTTTCAAGTAGTTCTGGACAGGGTTTAAATGAATTTAAAACCGAAGTAAAGCTGATAGCTAGACTTCAACACCGGAATCTTGTAAAGCTTTTCGGATGTTGCattcaagaagaggagaaattaCTAATATATGAATACATGCCTAATAAAAGCTTggactattttatttttg ATCAAGAACGAAGGAGTACTTTAGATTGGTCCAAGCGCTTTAACATTATTAGTGGAATTGCTAAAGGCTTATTGTATCTTCATCAAGATTCAAGGTTAAGGATTATACATAGAGATCTTAAAACAAGTAATATTTTATTAGACATTAAGATGGAACCCAAAATATCAGATTTTGGTCTAGCTAGAACTTTTGGAGGTGATCAAAGTAAAGCAAATACAAGGAGAATTGTCGGAACTTT CGGATACATGGCTCCAGAATATGCTGTTAATGGACTGTTTTCGATAAAATCTGACGTCTTTAGCTTTGGCATTTTATTACTTGAGATAGTATCtggaaagagaaatagaagattaTTTTATGCAAGTGACAATGATGAAAGCTTGTATGAAAAC GCGTGGGATTTATGGAAGCAAGGAAGGTCACTGGAGTTGGTGGATGAATGcctgaaagattcatggaatttGAGTGAAGTACAACGTTGTATTCATATTGGCCTCCTATGTGCACAGCAATATCCACATGATAGGCCAACAATGTCTTCTGTGGTTTTAATGTTGGGAAGCGAAGTTGATTTGCCTCAACCCAAAGCTCCTACATTTTTCTTGTGTGAACCTTTTGATGGTTCCAGTTCCAGTACTTGTAAAAACGAATTAAGCATTACAGAGATGGAAGCTCGGTAA
- the LOC112707299 gene encoding G-type lectin S-receptor-like serine/threonine-protein kinase SD1-1 isoform X1: MENFLIIFLVLVSYTYMFVEASSSNSSSSGLNKNDSTTICDQYSRVCGPNGNCDEAKTCVCLDGFTPKSPTDYAYYLNFTQGCVRNKPLNCSTDVFVRYSSLKEPSGGYSLSNQQDCMGKCKSNCSCMAYNVILGGCKLWNGDLFDVRLVKQGGQDLYIRMAVSEEQEKSGGRKHGRKEGAVVGIVVGSTIVISMIIIASWYMLRKKTASKALERLRIDELVTHHTNVQKEDMGLPLFDLSTIAMATNNFSPNNKLGEGGFGPVYKGILEDGQQIAVKRLSSSSGQGLNEFKTEVKLIARLQHRNLVKLFGCCIQEEEKLLIYEYMPNKSLDYFIFDQERRSTLDWSKRFNIISGIAKGLLYLHQDSRLRIIHRDLKTSNILLDIKMEPKISDFGLARTFGGDQSKANTRRIVGTFGYMAPEYAVNGLFSIKSDVFSFGILLLEIVSGKRNRRLFYASDNDESLYENAWDLWKQGRSLELVDECLKDSWNLSEVQRCIHIGLLCAQQYPHDRPTMSSVVLMLGSEVDLPQPKAPTFFLCEPFDGSSSSTCKNELSITEMEAR; encoded by the exons ATGGaaaattttcttattatttttcttgttcttgtttCCTACACCTACATGTTTGTGGAAGCTTCTTCCTCTAATTCTTCATCTTCTGGTTTAAATAAAAATGATAGCACCACCATATGTGACCAATACAGTAGAGTGTGTGGACCAAACGGGAACTGCGATGAGGCAAAAACTTGTGTTTGCTTGGATGGTTTCACACCTAAGTCCCCAACTGATTATGCTTATTACTTGAACTTTACACAGGGATGTGTGAGAAACAAACCTTTGAATTGTAGCACTGACGTGTTTGTTAGATATTCTTCTCTTAAAGAACCCAGTGGTGGTTATTCTTTGTCCAACCAACAGGATTGCATGGGAAAATGCAAGAGCAACTGTTCTTGTATGGCGTATAACGTAATTTTGGGTGGATGCAAATTGTGGAATGGTGATTTGTTTGATGTTAGGTTGGTCAAGCAAGGTGGACAAGATCTTTATATTCGAATGGCAGTTTCAGAGGAACAAG AGAAGTCAGGAGGGAGAAAACATGGACGAAAGGAGGGAGCGGTGGTTGGAATAGTTGTCGGGAGCACTATTGTGATTTCCATGATAATTATCGCTTCATGGTACATGCTTAGgaaaaaaacagcatcaaaag CATTGGAACGTTTAAGGATTGATGAGCTTGTTACTCATCACACCAATGTACAAAAGGAAGATATGGGGCTTCCATTATTTGATCTATCAACAATAGCAATGGCCACTAATAATTTCTCCCCAAACAATAAACTTGGAGAAGGTGGTTTTGGACCTGTATACAAG GGTATATTAGAAGATGGACAACAAATTGCTGTCAAGAGGCTTTCAAGTAGTTCTGGACAGGGTTTAAATGAATTTAAAACCGAAGTAAAGCTGATAGCTAGACTTCAACACCGGAATCTTGTAAAGCTTTTCGGATGTTGCattcaagaagaggagaaattaCTAATATATGAATACATGCCTAATAAAAGCTTggactattttatttttg ATCAAGAACGAAGGAGTACTTTAGATTGGTCCAAGCGCTTTAACATTATTAGTGGAATTGCTAAAGGCTTATTGTATCTTCATCAAGATTCAAGGTTAAGGATTATACATAGAGATCTTAAAACAAGTAATATTTTATTAGACATTAAGATGGAACCCAAAATATCAGATTTTGGTCTAGCTAGAACTTTTGGAGGTGATCAAAGTAAAGCAAATACAAGGAGAATTGTCGGAACTTT CGGATACATGGCTCCAGAATATGCTGTTAATGGACTGTTTTCGATAAAATCTGACGTCTTTAGCTTTGGCATTTTATTACTTGAGATAGTATCtggaaagagaaatagaagattaTTTTATGCAAGTGACAATGATGAAAGCTTGTATGAAAAC GCGTGGGATTTATGGAAGCAAGGAAGGTCACTGGAGTTGGTGGATGAATGcctgaaagattcatggaatttGAGTGAAGTACAACGTTGTATTCATATTGGCCTCCTATGTGCACAGCAATATCCACATGATAGGCCAACAATGTCTTCTGTGGTTTTAATGTTGGGAAGCGAAGTTGATTTGCCTCAACCCAAAGCTCCTACATTTTTCTTGTGTGAACCTTTTGATGGTTCCAGTTCCAGTACTTGTAAAAACGAATTAAGCATTACAGAGATGGAAGCTCGGTAA
- the LOC112707293 gene encoding G-type lectin S-receptor-like serine/threonine-protein kinase At4g27290 isoform X2, which yields MANSFFNMPISVITFFFFFFFFYLLLFTSAANNTITHSQSLTENQTLLSINTTFQLGFFTPNNSKNRYLGIWYNNLPVQTVVWVANREKPITTNIPSVLKINTTQNSTTLVVLQDNSVIWSIPPSRRASNPVLQLLDSGNLVLREQDDKNEKNYLWQSFDYPSDTLLSGMKLGKNLKTGLDRRVTVWKTVDDPSLGNLTWMMEVTTWPHPIQTTGSKKQFDSGPWNGLVYSSMPTRIRQPTFDYVYVSNEDEVYFMFHLVNNSVPTRMVLDATSYKRQYSVWDYGSQEWKVYNSLPRDFCEQYGVCGPNGNCDLSKVPAQACDCLRGFRPKSPEEWNRQNRSDGCLRDKPLNCGGDKFVKYEKMKVPDTVNCWYLNESMNLDECRTKCLGNCSCVAYTNSDIRGEGSGCALWSGDLYDLRILPDAGQDLYIRVPASELESNNGRKVKIGVGVGVSVGVLCGLLLAFCLIWKRRKRATLKETNAALKDQSKEEQEEDPEVPLYDLSVIASSTDNFSDKNKLGEGGFGPVFKGTLENGQRIAVKRLSVSSGQGIKEFKNEIALIAKLQHRNLVKLHGYCIQNEEKLLIYEYMPNKSLDFFIFDQTQRTVLDWPRRFHIICGIARGLLYLHQDSRLRIIHRDLKASNVLLDDEMNPKISDFGLARILGGDQTADSTRRVVGTYGYIAPEYAIDGNFSIKSDVFSFGVLLLEIISGRKNREHNQKESTSLIGHAWNLWIQERPLDLVGEYLKESCNASEVLRCIHISFLCLQQHPHDRPEMSSVILMLGSEIGLPKPKQPALFVREYSSSNKEYSSSNKSNLASVNELSISNVEAR from the exons ATGGCAAACTCTTTCTTTAATATGCCAATTTCCGTcatcactttcttcttcttcttcttcttcttctacctccttCTCTTTACCAGTGCTGCAAACAACACCATAACTCACTCCCAGTCTCTAACCGAAAACCAAACCTTACTTTCCATCAACACAACCTTCCAACTTGGTTTCTTCACTCCTAACAACTCTAAAAACCGCTACCTCGGCATATGGTACAACAATCTCCCGGTTCAAACCGTGGTATGGGTCGCCAACCGAGAGAAACCAATCACAACAAACATCCCTTCTGTTTTGAAGATAAACACCACACAAAACAGCACCACCCTTGTCGTCCTCCAGGACAACTCTGTTATATGGTCTATACCGCCGTCAAGACGCGCTTCGAATCCGGTTCTTCAGCTACTGGACTCAGGGAACCTTGTTTTGAGAGAACAAGATGATAAAAATGAAAAGAACTATTTATGGCAGAGTTTTGATTACCCTTCTGACACGCTTCTTTCAGGGATGAAGCTAGGGAAGAACTTGAAAACCGGCCTGGATCGACGCGTGACCGTGTGGAAAACCGTGGATGATCCTTCACTGGGAAACTTAACTTGGATGATGGAAGTTACAACCTGGCCACACCCAATACAAACAACAGGATCAAAGAAACAATTCGACAGTGGACCGTGGAATGGATTGGTCTACAGCAGCATGCCCACCAGAATTCGCCAACCAACTTTCGATTATGTCTATGTCTCCAATGAGGATGAAGTTTACTTCATGTTCCATCTTGTTAACAACTCTGTTCCAACAAGAATGGTGCTGGATGCAACTTCTTACAAGCGTCAGTACTCGGTTTGGGACTACGGTTCGCAAGAATGGAAGGTTTATAACTCGCTGCCGCGAGATTTTTGCGAGCAATACGGCGTTTGCGGCCCCAATGGGAACTGTGATTTGTCAAAGGTGCCTGCTCAGGCATGTGATTGTTTGAGAGGGTTTAGGCCCAAGTCGCCGGAAGAATGGAATCGACAGAACCGATCTGACGGTTGCTTGCGCGACAAGCCACTGAATTGCGGAGGCGATAAGTTTGTGAAGTATGAAAAGATGAAAGTGCCTGATACTGTGAATTGTTGGTACCTGAATGAGAGCATGAATCTTGATGAGTGCAGAACGAAATGTTTGGGGAATTGTTCTTGTGTGGCTTATACAAATTCGGATATTAGAGGTGAAGGTAGTGGCTGTGCTTTGTGGTCTGGTGATCTTTATGATTTGAGGATTTTACCAGATGCAGGCCAAGATTTGTACATTAGAGTGCCAGCTTCAGAGTTAG AGTCAAACAATGGACGCAAGGTCAAGATAGGAGTTGGTGTTGGAGTCTCAGTTGGCGTTTTATGTGGCCTTCTCTTAGCATTCTGTTTGATATGGAAAAGGCGAAAAAGGGCCACTCTGAAAG AGACTAATGCAGCATTAAAGGATCAGTCCAAGGAAGAACAAGAGGAAGATCCAGAGGTTCCATTATATGACCTATCAGTTATAGCTTCTTCCACTGATAACTTTTCAGATAAAAATAAGCTTGGAGAAGGTGGTTTTGGACCTGTGTTTAAG GGAACATTAGAAAATGGGCAAAGAATTGCAGTTAAGAGACTCTCAGTTAGTTCCGGACAAGGGATCAAGgaatttaagaatgaaattgcCTTGATAGCCAAACTTCAGCATCGTAATCTTGTAAAACTTCATGGATATTGCATTCAAAATGAAGAGAAATTACTTATATACGAATATATGCCTAATAAAAGTTTGGACTTCTTTATATTTG ATCAAACGCAAAGAACAGTATTGGATTGGCCAAGACGATTTCATATAATTTGTGGCATTGCAAGAGGTCTTCTTTATCTTCATCAAGATTCAAGACTTAGAATAATTCATAGAGATCTTAAAGCAAGTAATGTTTTACTAGACGATGAGATGAATCCTAAAATCTCAGACTttggattagctagaattttggGAGGAGACCAAACTGCAGATTCTACACGTCGGGTGGTTGGAACTTA TGGATACATAGCACCAGAATACGCGATAGATGGAAACTTCTCAATAAAATCAGACGTGTTTAGCTTTGGTGTTTTGCTGTTGGAGATAATATCAGGAAGGAAAAACAGAGAACACAATCAAAAAGAAAGTACAAGCCTTATTGGACAT GCATGGAATTTGTGGATACAAGAGAGGCCATTGGACTTGGTTGGTGAATACCTGAAAGAATCTTGTAATGCTTCTGAAGTATTGCGTTGCATTCATATTAGTTTCCTGTGTCTGCAGCAGCATCCACATGACAGGCCAGAGATGTCATCTGTAATTTTGATGTTAGGTAGTGAAATTGGTTTGCCTAAGCCAAAACAACCAGCTCTATTTGTTAGAGAATATTCTTCTTCTAATAAGGAGTATTCTTCATCAAATAAGagtaatttagcttctgtcaatgaATTAAGTATCTCCAATGTAGAAGCTCGTTAG
- the LOC112707293 gene encoding G-type lectin S-receptor-like serine/threonine-protein kinase At4g27290 isoform X1: MANSFFNMPISVITFFFFFFFFYLLLFTSAANNTITHSQSLTENQTLLSINTTFQLGFFTPNNSKNRYLGIWYNNLPVQTVVWVANREKPITTNIPSVLKINTTQNSTTLVVLQDNSVIWSIPPSRRASNPVLQLLDSGNLVLREQDDKNEKNYLWQSFDYPSDTLLSGMKLGKNLKTGLDRRVTVWKTVDDPSLGNLTWMMEVTTWPHPIQTTGSKKQFDSGPWNGLVYSSMPTRIRQPTFDYVYVSNEDEVYFMFHLVNNSVPTRMVLDATSYKRQYSVWDYGSQEWKVYNSLPRDFCEQYGVCGPNGNCDLSKVPAQACDCLRGFRPKSPEEWNRQNRSDGCLRDKPLNCGGDKFVKYEKMKVPDTVNCWYLNESMNLDECRTKCLGNCSCVAYTNSDIRGEGSGCALWSGDLYDLRILPDAGQDLYIRVPASELESNNGRKVKIGVGVGVSVGVLCGLLLAFCLIWKRRKRATLKDHVETNAALKDQSKEEQEEDPEVPLYDLSVIASSTDNFSDKNKLGEGGFGPVFKGTLENGQRIAVKRLSVSSGQGIKEFKNEIALIAKLQHRNLVKLHGYCIQNEEKLLIYEYMPNKSLDFFIFDQTQRTVLDWPRRFHIICGIARGLLYLHQDSRLRIIHRDLKASNVLLDDEMNPKISDFGLARILGGDQTADSTRRVVGTYGYIAPEYAIDGNFSIKSDVFSFGVLLLEIISGRKNREHNQKESTSLIGHAWNLWIQERPLDLVGEYLKESCNASEVLRCIHISFLCLQQHPHDRPEMSSVILMLGSEIGLPKPKQPALFVREYSSSNKEYSSSNKSNLASVNELSISNVEAR; encoded by the exons ATGGCAAACTCTTTCTTTAATATGCCAATTTCCGTcatcactttcttcttcttcttcttcttcttctacctccttCTCTTTACCAGTGCTGCAAACAACACCATAACTCACTCCCAGTCTCTAACCGAAAACCAAACCTTACTTTCCATCAACACAACCTTCCAACTTGGTTTCTTCACTCCTAACAACTCTAAAAACCGCTACCTCGGCATATGGTACAACAATCTCCCGGTTCAAACCGTGGTATGGGTCGCCAACCGAGAGAAACCAATCACAACAAACATCCCTTCTGTTTTGAAGATAAACACCACACAAAACAGCACCACCCTTGTCGTCCTCCAGGACAACTCTGTTATATGGTCTATACCGCCGTCAAGACGCGCTTCGAATCCGGTTCTTCAGCTACTGGACTCAGGGAACCTTGTTTTGAGAGAACAAGATGATAAAAATGAAAAGAACTATTTATGGCAGAGTTTTGATTACCCTTCTGACACGCTTCTTTCAGGGATGAAGCTAGGGAAGAACTTGAAAACCGGCCTGGATCGACGCGTGACCGTGTGGAAAACCGTGGATGATCCTTCACTGGGAAACTTAACTTGGATGATGGAAGTTACAACCTGGCCACACCCAATACAAACAACAGGATCAAAGAAACAATTCGACAGTGGACCGTGGAATGGATTGGTCTACAGCAGCATGCCCACCAGAATTCGCCAACCAACTTTCGATTATGTCTATGTCTCCAATGAGGATGAAGTTTACTTCATGTTCCATCTTGTTAACAACTCTGTTCCAACAAGAATGGTGCTGGATGCAACTTCTTACAAGCGTCAGTACTCGGTTTGGGACTACGGTTCGCAAGAATGGAAGGTTTATAACTCGCTGCCGCGAGATTTTTGCGAGCAATACGGCGTTTGCGGCCCCAATGGGAACTGTGATTTGTCAAAGGTGCCTGCTCAGGCATGTGATTGTTTGAGAGGGTTTAGGCCCAAGTCGCCGGAAGAATGGAATCGACAGAACCGATCTGACGGTTGCTTGCGCGACAAGCCACTGAATTGCGGAGGCGATAAGTTTGTGAAGTATGAAAAGATGAAAGTGCCTGATACTGTGAATTGTTGGTACCTGAATGAGAGCATGAATCTTGATGAGTGCAGAACGAAATGTTTGGGGAATTGTTCTTGTGTGGCTTATACAAATTCGGATATTAGAGGTGAAGGTAGTGGCTGTGCTTTGTGGTCTGGTGATCTTTATGATTTGAGGATTTTACCAGATGCAGGCCAAGATTTGTACATTAGAGTGCCAGCTTCAGAGTTAG AGTCAAACAATGGACGCAAGGTCAAGATAGGAGTTGGTGTTGGAGTCTCAGTTGGCGTTTTATGTGGCCTTCTCTTAGCATTCTGTTTGATATGGAAAAGGCGAAAAAGGGCCACTCTGAAAG ATCATGTAGAGACTAATGCAGCATTAAAGGATCAGTCCAAGGAAGAACAAGAGGAAGATCCAGAGGTTCCATTATATGACCTATCAGTTATAGCTTCTTCCACTGATAACTTTTCAGATAAAAATAAGCTTGGAGAAGGTGGTTTTGGACCTGTGTTTAAG GGAACATTAGAAAATGGGCAAAGAATTGCAGTTAAGAGACTCTCAGTTAGTTCCGGACAAGGGATCAAGgaatttaagaatgaaattgcCTTGATAGCCAAACTTCAGCATCGTAATCTTGTAAAACTTCATGGATATTGCATTCAAAATGAAGAGAAATTACTTATATACGAATATATGCCTAATAAAAGTTTGGACTTCTTTATATTTG ATCAAACGCAAAGAACAGTATTGGATTGGCCAAGACGATTTCATATAATTTGTGGCATTGCAAGAGGTCTTCTTTATCTTCATCAAGATTCAAGACTTAGAATAATTCATAGAGATCTTAAAGCAAGTAATGTTTTACTAGACGATGAGATGAATCCTAAAATCTCAGACTttggattagctagaattttggGAGGAGACCAAACTGCAGATTCTACACGTCGGGTGGTTGGAACTTA TGGATACATAGCACCAGAATACGCGATAGATGGAAACTTCTCAATAAAATCAGACGTGTTTAGCTTTGGTGTTTTGCTGTTGGAGATAATATCAGGAAGGAAAAACAGAGAACACAATCAAAAAGAAAGTACAAGCCTTATTGGACAT GCATGGAATTTGTGGATACAAGAGAGGCCATTGGACTTGGTTGGTGAATACCTGAAAGAATCTTGTAATGCTTCTGAAGTATTGCGTTGCATTCATATTAGTTTCCTGTGTCTGCAGCAGCATCCACATGACAGGCCAGAGATGTCATCTGTAATTTTGATGTTAGGTAGTGAAATTGGTTTGCCTAAGCCAAAACAACCAGCTCTATTTGTTAGAGAATATTCTTCTTCTAATAAGGAGTATTCTTCATCAAATAAGagtaatttagcttctgtcaatgaATTAAGTATCTCCAATGTAGAAGCTCGTTAG
- the LOC140174723 gene encoding uncharacterized protein — translation MISGGFAGGGLTKSSQKRHLKEVYQVGNEGPDLPTFSFTKEDGQGIVPGHDDPVVMTMILVNAHLHRMLIDQGSSADILFKPVFDKLGLDEKELKAYPDTHFRLGDTRIKPLGFMPLHTTFGKGMKSKTLSIDFIVVDVSSAYNVLIGRTTLNQLGAVVSTPHLCIKFPTLEGIATIRGDQKLARKCYNA, via the coding sequence ATGATATcaggaggatttgcaggaggagggttGACCAAATCATCTCAAAAAAGGCATTTGAAGGAAGTCTACCAAGTTGGGAATGAAGGGCCCGACCTCCCAACTTTTTCTTTTACCAAGGAGGACGGGCAAGGTATTGTGCCCGGGCACGACGACCCGGTAGTAATGACTATGATTCTCGTCAATGCTCATCTGCATAGAATGCTGATAGATCAAGGGAGCTCAGCTGACATCTTATTCAAACCAGTATTTGACAAGTTGGGATTGGACGAGAAAGAGCTAAAGGCCTACCCTGACACTCACTTCAGACTAGGGGACACTCGCATCAAGCCACTGGGTTTCATGCCCCTACATACAACTTTTGGAAAGGGGATGAAATCCAAGACTCTAAGCATCGACTTCATTGTCGTCGATGTATCCTCTGCCTACAATGTCCTGATAGGCAGAACAACCCTAAATCAGCTTGGAGCAGTTGTTTCTACCCCCCATCTTTGCATAAAATTCCCAACACTGGAAGGGATTGCTACCATCAGAGGAGACCAGAAATTGGCGAGAAAGTGTTACAATGCATGA